Sequence from the Metasolibacillus fluoroglycofenilyticus genome:
AAGAAAGCAGCTAAGCTCTGAGTTTAGCCCATTTTCAAAAAGCTCTTCTTTATGATTCCTTTGCTTAAGCATCACAAAAAGCGTCCAAAACATAGCAATGCACTGTTTTTGGACGCTTCTTTTTCATCAAATTACTTCTCTAAAAAATCAAAATTAAACGTTTCATCTGTAATTGGCTGAACTTTTGCTAGTGCATATGTTGAGCCTTTTTGAGAGAAGAAATCGTATGTTGAACCTTCGTTACGAATACCATTCATAACAATTGGGTTTACTTCCTCCTCAGGGAACATCGTATCTAAGCCCAAGTTCATTAACGCTTTATTTGCATTGAAGCGCACATAAGCTTTTACTTCTGGGGAAAGCCCTGTTTCAGCATAGATATCTTCCGTATACTTCATTTCATTTTGGTACAGGTCTAACAATAGCTCATAGCCCCATACTTTTAGCTCGTCTTGCTTTTCTGGAGAGAATTTACGGAAAATATTTTGTGCAAAGAAGCCAATTGCTACACCATGAATTGATTCGTCACGTAAAATGAGGGAAATAACTTCCGCGCTATTACGCAAAGTACCTTGCCCACCTAAATAAAGCGGGTAGAAAAAGCCGGAGTAGAATAAAAAGCTTTCTAGCATAACAGAAGCAAACATCGCTTTCCATAATGACTCATCATCGTTTTCTTTAATTGCTAAATAAACATCGCTAATGCGTTTCGCCTTATATTGTAAAAATTCGTTTTTCTTAACCCACTCGAAGACCGCATCAATTTCATCGTTATTACATAACGTTGTAAAGATATACGAATAGGATTTTGCATGAATCGCTTCAAAAGAGCCGAAAACAGTTAATACGGCTTTTTCCTGCAAATCATTATTATATTTCGCAATTTCGTTCATGCCGATATTCGTTTGCACCGTATCTAACAATGTTAAGCCACCGAATACTTTTTTGTACGTATCTTGGTGCTCAAAGTCTTTCCACTGTTTAATATCCTTTGATACAGCAATCTCCTCTGGCTGCCACATTTGCTTCCATTGCTGGTCCCAAAATACTTTCGCCAAATCGCTTGTCGGCTTATTCCAGTTAACCGCCTCATATGGTTTTAAATTGAGCATGATACACACTCCTCTAAAGTTTGTAATCGTTGACGCACGTAATATACTGTTTTAATGCCCTTCATCCAAGCATAAATATACACTTTCGCTAATTGTTCTGTTGTCCAACGATCAGTTACATATAATGTCATTGAAATTCCTTGATCGACATGCTTTTGTGCTGCTACATATAGGTCGATTAATTTATATGGATCAACTTCATATGCTTCCACATATAAATGACGATTATCATTATTTAAAAACGGCATCGGATAAATTGTACGACTATCTGCATAGTCTCGAATTTCCACGCGCTCTGTACATGGTGCAAGTGATGCTGTGCTGCTGCGAATATAGGAAATACTGCCTGTCGGTGCAACAGCTAGGCGGTAGGCGTTAAATACGCCATGCTCAGCTACCTGCTCTTTTAACTCCTGCCACATTGCAGCAGTAATTAGCGGCACATTACCTAATGCTTCTTTAACCGCTTTCGATGGCTCTCTCTCTTCTTTTGCTATATAAGAGTCGAAGTAATTACCGTTGGCGTATTCGCTCTCCTCATAACGATAGAATGTTTCACCCTTCTCTTTGGCAATTTGCATAGATGCTTGTAATGAATAGTAATTTAATGCTTCCATAAAGTAATCGACAAATTCAATTGACTCTGGTGAGCCATATAAAATATTCGATTGCACTAAATGACCATGAAGGTTCATTACCCCAAGACCAACAGAATGCATTAATTTATTCGCCTTCGCTACAGATGGCACATTTTTAATATTTGTCATTAATGATACATTCGTTAAGAGCTGCATACTTGTCGTAATAAGCTCTTCAAAGTTTTCGCTTTTTGTTGCGCGGTAAATGTCGATAGAGCCTAAGTTACACGATACATCTAAGCCGTAAACATTTGGCTGATCCATATCTGTAATATCACTCGTCGTTTGTACTTGTAAAATTTCTGTACACAAATTCGACATTTTCACTCGGCCTAGGCCTTTTAATGCGTGATTTTCGTTGACATTATCATCAAACACCTCGAATGGATAGCCCGATTCAAATTGTGTCTTTTTAATTTCCGTATAAAGCTTGCGTGCATTAATGCGCTTTAGTTTTCGAATGTTCGGATTATCAAGCAATTCATAATACATTTCCGTCATGCTAATTTCGGACATGCGCTTGCCATATTCACGATAAATATCGTATGGGCTAAATAAAATAATATCTTTGTCACGCTTCATTAGCTCAAAGAAAATCGATGGGATAATAACCCCTGTCGATAATGTCGCTAAGCGAATTTTTTCGTCAGCGTTAGGCTTTTTCGATGAAATAAATTCTTCAATATCACCGTGGAAAATATTCAAATAGACAACGCCTGAGCCATTGCGCTGCCCTAGCTGGTTGGAATAGGAGAAAGAGTTTTCTAATAGCTTAGCAACAGGCATAACGCCGCTAGCACGATTTAAAATCCCTTTAATCGGGTCGCCTAATGGGCGTAAATCCGTTAACAATGTTCCTACGCCTCCCCCTAAACGAGAAAGCTCTAGGCAATAACCGATATTTTCTGCGATGGAATTCATCGTATCATCAACCGTCAATTTAAAGCAGCTTACTAGCTCACCACGCGCCTTTTTACCGCTGTTTAGTGCCGTTGGTGTCGCGGGCTGATATGCCTCCATAATACTGCGTACAGCACGCTCTGCAAGGCTTTGGTCTCCCTGTGCTAAATATAACGAAATAATCGTAATGCGATCCTCATATTTCTCTAAAATCTCTTGACCGTCACGGCTTTTCATTGCGTAGCTTTCATAAAATTTGCTGGCACTCATAAAGGATGGAAAACGGAATTTATAAGAATAAGCTATTTTGAATAACCTTTTAATAAATTCCATCGGATACATTTCTAAAAAATCTCTTTCATAGTATCCTTCATCGATTAAATATTTAAGCTTTTCTTCCAAGTCTATATAATAACGCATTTTCACATTGACATTTTCTAAAAAATACTTACGTGTCGCTTCTTTATCCTTGTCCAAATCTAAAATGCCTGTCGAGCTATAACTATTCAATAAATCATTATTGAGCTTTAAATACTCTTTCAAATCTTTTCCCCACCTTCAATAACAGTTTGATAATATTCTCGAATTGCTTCATAATCGTGTGCAAATCCCCGAAGCTCTAGTTTGCGAACAATCGGTATTTGATAAGTGGCATTTATTTTATCGGCGGAGCCGCAAAAAACATTGTGCCCAAAATTGGAATTGCCGCTTGCAATCACACCTTTACAAAACGTAGCGTTTTCTTGCAAAAATTCCTCTACTATTTGTGGCACTGTACCAAGTCCATCCGTATAAGTAAATAATAAATAGGGCTCAGAAAGCTTGAGCCCCTTCGTCATCTCAATGTTCGGTAATTGGAGCTGATTGATGATAAAGCGCACATTTCCTGTCCTGCTTGCAAAGACAATCATCCAACTAGCTTGCTAATCTCTTCGTTAATTTGTGAAAAATCATGGATTAGCTGACCGTCGATTTCTAAAATCGGAACCGTTAAGAAACCTGCATTGACGATTTTCTCTTTTGCCGCAGCATCTAAATCTATATTAACTGTTTCGTAGCGCCCCTCTAAACCAGCTTCATTTAACTCCGATTTAACAAACATACATTTTGGACAAACTGTTTTTGTGTACAAGATCATTACGATAACCTCTTTCCATTTATTTTTTCATAGCATGTACCATTGTGCTTTGCCACATATACAAGTGAAACGATTATGTATTAGCATAATTATTGCGAACAATTCTTATTGCTAGAAAACTAAATTTTAATTTTCCATTTTTTTCTCGCCATGTATACTTATAATCTATACAAAATCTGAACAAGGTAACGCGCTAGATGTATGAGGAAAGCCCTTTATATAGCCATCCTCGCTATATTTCCTATATGTAGTGCGTTTTTCAGAAAAACAACACTATATATAGTGTTTATTTTGAACTGCATTTATTGTATCATACTCGATTTTAAAAAAACAACTCTTGCAATTTTTTTATTTTCATGAAAACATATATTCCATTTTGAAAATCATCATAAATACCTATTGCATTTAATTTATGAGTCAACAATTTTGAATAAACAACAAAAAGCTATATCAAAATAATTTTGATATAGCTTTTATTCTTCTGTTTTACAGCCACTCTTCCAACGAGCTCAAGCAATAAGTAGGTCGTTCTTTCTGCAATTGGGCTTGCTCTGTAGGAGTAACACCTGTATTCACATGAACCGTATCACAGCCAAAGCGAATGCCGCATAAAATATCCGTTTGATAATTATCGCCAATCAATACCATTTCATTTTTACAATAATGATGTGTTGAGGCAATCGCTTCTAACATAATTGGTGATGGCTTGCCAATGAAGACAGGCTCTACACCTCCTACGCTTGCTACAAGCCTTACAAAGGAGCCATTGCCAGGCACGAAGCCTTGCTCTGTTGGAAATTTAACATCTTCATTTGTAGCAATTAAATGTGCACCATTCTGCACAGCCAAGCAGGCATTTACTAGCTTTGAATAATTTACCTCTCGATCAATCCCCATCACAAAAACCTTTGCATCCGCTTCATCTGTAATATGTATCCCTTGGGATTGCAGGGCCTCTCGAATACCATCCGAGCCAATAAGCTGCACTTTTTGCTGGGGAAATCGCTCACTTATATATGTCGCCGTCACGACTGCGCTCGAATAAATATGCTCTAAAGGCGCAGCAATGCCTAATGCCGCTAATTTTTGCTGCAATTGCACAGGCGTTTTTGAAGAGTTATTCGTTACATAAAACGGTTCAATGCCCTCCTGTTGCAATTTATGAATAAAGGTAATGGCACTGTCAATCCCTTTGTTTCCACGATAAACCGTTCCGTCTAAATCAAAACAATATGCTTTATAGCGCTTCATTTATTTATCCTCAGGCAAAAATGCGGAAACAGGTCCAAGCTCATTCGTTAAATAATCTTGCACTTTGCCTGAAAACTGTTTTAAGGCCCCTAACGAGCCTGAAAGCACTTTTATGACTTCTTCATCATCCACTTGAATAAATTCGCGTACAAGCATTTTACGCAAGCCTACAACAGCTTTTAGAGACGCGTCCATATCTGGTGAAATGACTTTCTCATCTACTAATATATCGATAATATCTTCATAACTGCCCGGGTCGCGCATAATAAAGCCATCAATCATTAAATTACCAACGTCCATCATCGATTCCATTACATTATGACCGATACGCTCAAGTGCTAGCTTTGTCATATCATTTTCAAGCCAATTTTCTTGCTCTTCAAAAATCGCCAGCAATGTATCTAAATGTTGTAAGTTTAATGAAATTTTATTTCGATCTACGAAATACATTCAAAACGCCTCCTAGTACCTAAATAGTTGATAGTGTTTTCTTATCTATAGTAACATATTCTAGAGATACGAAAAGGAGATAGAAATTCAAATGGAAAGATTTTTCTTATATGATGATGTAGAGGATACGAAAACGCGCTTCGTTAGCTTCGCAGGCAAAACACAGCGTTATGATTTAGCGATATTACAAAGTGGACGCTTTTTTGGTAAAGTACTTGTTTTAGATATTCAGTTCGGTCGCTTTGCGATTATCGGTCCCGACGATGTAGAGGAGCCGGGCTATTTAGAGCACGTCTACAATCGCACCGAGGAAGAGACAGCTGATTTGCGTGCGTATTTGACAGAGCTACTAAGCTAAGGACTCACGCAGCATGCTAAAAGGGCGTGTTTGAAAAGCTTTTTTGAGACAAAGTTAATGACAATTTATTGTGACTACCGCAGGAGCAAGTATTTTCTGCGACGAGTAACCGCAGGAGCAATTATTTAATGTCAAAAATAAGGCTGTCCGAAAAGGAATACCCTTTTGGACAGCCTCATTTTTAGACCGTGAAACTTAGTCACTTTATAGTTCAGTCACTTTATAGCTCTTCTATCAATTCCTCTGTATCAACTGCAACTTCCTGCTGTGGTGCTCGCCCTATTTTTTGAACGATAAAATAAGCGCAGCCAAAATTACAGTATTCAAATAAATAATCCTCAAATGTACTGATTTTTGTATCAAAGGTAGATTTGTGATTGCGATCATCAAAGAATCCTTTTAGACGAAGCTGGCCATATCCCCAATCTCCTACGATATAATCATATTTCGTCAAAATATCTGAGAATCGCTCTAAAAATACTTCTTCATTAAAGCCTTCTCGCACATTTTCGATTACTTCATAAATATAACCTTCTGCAACAATCATTGAAATACCACCTATCTATTTGCACATGGCTATGCTTTCGCCTGTGCCTGACGTTCTTTTGTTGCTGCATTTACTTGCTCATCTGCATGGTAGCTACTGCGCACTAATGGACCTGCCTCGCAGTGACTAAAGCCTTTTTCCATTGCAATTTTGCGAAGCTTCCCGAATTCTAGCGGAGAATAATACTTTTTAACTGACAAATGCTTTTTCGTCGGCTGCAAATATTGACCAATTGTCATTATATCTACATTATTTGCACGCAAATCATCCATCACTTCTAAAATTTCATCCCATGTTTCGCCTAGACCAATCATTAATGAGGATTTTGTCGGGATATCTGGCTGCATTTCCTTTGAGCGACGTAAAAACTCTAAAGAGCGATCATATTTTGCTCGTGCACGAACTCTCGGTGTTAAGCGACGCACCGTTTCGATATTATGATTTAAAATATCCGGTTTCGCATCCATAACCATCTGTAAATTTTCTTCTATCCCACCTAAATCAGATGGCAATACTTCAACAGATGTCGCTGGACTTTTACGACGAATCGCACGAATTGTTTCCGCTAATACGCCCGCGCCACCATCCTTTAAATCATCACGTGCTACCATTGTAATAACAACATGCTTTAAATCCATAATTTTTACTGAGTCTGCTACGCGCTCTGGCTCTGCTAAATCGAGCTCTGTCGGTAAACCTGTTTTAACCGCACAAAAACGGCATGCACGCGTGCATACTGAACCTAAAATCATCATCGTTGCCGTACGACGCTCTCCCCAACACTCATGAATATTTGGACAACGCGCTTCCTCACAAACTGTATGCAAGTTGTTATCGCGCATTAATTTTTTTAAGCCTTTATATTGTTCATTTGTATTTAATTTAATTTTCAACCAGTCTGGCTTGCGTATGTGCTCTTCTTTTGCTGTAGGTTTACAAGATGTCATCCAATTTCGCCCCTATCATAAAATCAATTACGCCTCGGCTAGCTTTTTCAAGCATGCACAGGAAAGCTTCTACAAAATCTGTGATATTTGCCGGAGGCTTTATTTTGATTTGCGCGAGAAGCTGAACATCCGCGCAAGTCAAAATAAAACTTTAGTACTTTTAGTCAATGTACCATATTCCATGCGCTACAACAACTTTATTTATAGCGGGGCATTCAAAAAGCGTGCTTAGGTACTGTTTTTCGAACGTTTGGTTAATCATAAGGGACAGGTACCTCTAACGATGGCTGTATGCCTTCTCCACCATTCGTATAAATATGTGGAACCGAACCTTGCACTAGGCCAATTGCTACAGGAATATACTGCTCTACTGTCGATGATTTCGTAGCAAACGGCACAATAATTTGTACATTCACCTCTAAATGAATACTTACCTCAACATAGGCATTATTTATACCAAATTCTCTAATAGTGGATTGTACATCACTATGTACATTCCCTATAATATGAAATCGAATCGGTATTTTTGGTCCTAAATTTCCGAGTAAAGGAAGATTAGCAGCTTGCCCGAGTGGTACAAAAAAAACGATACCATCGCCCGCTTCCATTTTCCCGACATCGTATTCGACATTTTCTAAGTTTGGTAAATGTGTTAAATCTCCATTTTCCGCTTGCTCTAAATATTCTTTCACCAAAGCCTGTGTTTCTGCGCGAACACGATTAATGATTTCCGTATTAAACTTTGTCGTAATCATTTCACTTGAGCCCGACGGTAAATTTTCAATAATATCATTCACATCTAATACGCTAGAAGTGCGTGCATTAATCGCTTTATTGACAACAAAAGAAGCCACTTTATTCGTTTGCACTTCTGCATATTGTAAATAGGTTGGCATTAAACGAGCATTCATCCAATATAAAAATAATATAATGACAACGATAAGTGTCAAAATGACAAAAACGGCTGTATTTCCTCGTTTTTTATGTTGCCTAAATCGCATTTTTCTTCGTTGTAGAAGCAGAAAAATCCCCCTTGCTCTATTCGTATGAGCAAGGAGGGGGAACTATTCAGAAGGGATAAATTCTGTTTCTATTTTTTCAATAGTAATATTGAATGTATTTGCTAAATTGATTTCATATGTAGCTACAAGCATCTCACCGTTTTCCTCAAAAATTCTTATGTATGGCAGGGATGGGTGTAACTCATTTTGTCGTGAAACAATACCTCGACGTCCGTCTGATAAAGTAAGTACGGTTCCATTCGGATAATGAACAACGCATTTTTTCAATGCTTCGACAACTTTTGCATCGTATAATGTCCCAGCATCTTTTTCTAGAACGGCAATACCTTCTGAAGGCAGTACTTTTTCACGATAAACACGATTCGATGTAACAGCATCAAATACATCTGCTACAGCAATAATTTTAGCAAATGGGTGTATTTCAAATTCGACTAGACCTCTAGGGTAGCCGCTTCCGTCTAAGCGTTCATGATGTTGGAAGGCACAGTGTGCTACCAAGAGTGAGATGGAATGTAGATTACGTAGCAAATCGAAGCCATAACGAGCATGCAATTTCATTTCATTATATTCGTCCTCTGTAAGAGCACCTGGTTTTTTTAAAATTTCAGCTGGTACTAATAACTTTCCAATATCATGCAAGATTGCACCAACGCCAATTAAGCGCAACTCTTCGTAGGAATATCCTAATTCCTTCGCAATGGCAATTGAATATAATGTAACTTGGAAAGAGTGATGATATAAGTATTGATCGTATAAATATGCATCTGATAAAATAGTTAAAAATTCATGGCTATCAACAATCGTATCAAGTAGCCCCTCTACAATCCCATTAATAGCCTTTGACTGTTGCTCGATAATATACGAAGCCTGTGCCCCTTTAAGGTTTCTAACCGTTTCAAATGTCTTTGTAATTTCTTTAACTACTCTATGACGAACAATTGGGTCGACTGTTTCCTCAATTTGTATGCCGTCAGATATTAAATCATCTATATAAATATATCGAATGTTTAATTGTTGCAATCTTTCAATGATTCGGTGATTGATGACAACGCCTTGGTGCAAGAGTGGATGACCCGCTTCATTCCATATCGTCTTCCCAATGACCATGCCTTCTTTCACAACATTTAATGATATTAATCGCATATTTATAATTTAACCCCAATTCTACTATATACATTATTTTTATTATATAAGTAATAAACAAAATAAGATAGATGTACAAATGAAAAAATCATGCATATTGATTGAGCCAACAACATTTCGACTCATATTTGCCGCAGTTTTTCATGCTCACATAGAAGTGCCTCAGCAAAAAAATGATAGCTCCTTCATAATCCAAGTAAAACAATACTCTCAAATTAAAAAGAAATCAACATACATGATAATTTAATTTCTTTCAGCGAATGTCTATACACTTGCTGATAAAGAGGAATTAGGTAGTTGTCACAGGGCGTGACAATTTTAGGTTAACTTCAACTAATTAGCTCAAAAAATTTGGAAGGGGCTGCCCGAAAAGTGTACATCTTTTCGGACAGCCCTTCTTCTATATTAAATATTGACTAAAAATACTTGTACCTGCGGTTACTC
This genomic interval carries:
- a CDS encoding TIGR01457 family HAD-type hydrolase is translated as MKRYKAYCFDLDGTVYRGNKGIDSAITFIHKLQQEGIEPFYVTNNSSKTPVQLQQKLAALGIAAPLEHIYSSAVVTATYISERFPQQKVQLIGSDGIREALQSQGIHITDEADAKVFVMGIDREVNYSKLVNACLAVQNGAHLIATNEDVKFPTEQGFVPGNGSFVRLVASVGGVEPVFIGKPSPIMLEAIASTHHYCKNEMVLIGDNYQTDILCGIRFGCDTVHVNTGVTPTEQAQLQKERPTYCLSSLEEWL
- the yunB gene encoding sporulation protein YunB, with protein sequence MRFRQHKKRGNTAVFVILTLIVVIILFLYWMNARLMPTYLQYAEVQTNKVASFVVNKAINARTSSVLDVNDIIENLPSGSSEMITTKFNTEIINRVRAETQALVKEYLEQAENGDLTHLPNLENVEYDVGKMEAGDGIVFFVPLGQAANLPLLGNLGPKIPIRFHIIGNVHSDVQSTIREFGINNAYVEVSIHLEVNVQIIVPFATKSSTVEQYIPVAIGLVQGSVPHIYTNGGEGIQPSLEVPVPYD
- a CDS encoding DUF3055 domain-containing protein, giving the protein MERFFLYDDVEDTKTRFVSFAGKTQRYDLAILQSGRFFGKVLVLDIQFGRFAIIGPDDVEEPGYLEHVYNRTEEETADLRAYLTELLS
- the lipA gene encoding lipoyl synthase, with translation MTSCKPTAKEEHIRKPDWLKIKLNTNEQYKGLKKLMRDNNLHTVCEEARCPNIHECWGERRTATMMILGSVCTRACRFCAVKTGLPTELDLAEPERVADSVKIMDLKHVVITMVARDDLKDGGAGVLAETIRAIRRKSPATSVEVLPSDLGGIEENLQMVMDAKPDILNHNIETVRRLTPRVRARAKYDRSLEFLRRSKEMQPDIPTKSSLMIGLGETWDEILEVMDDLRANNVDIMTIGQYLQPTKKHLSVKKYYSPLEFGKLRKIAMEKGFSHCEAGPLVRSSYHADEQVNAATKERQAQAKA
- a CDS encoding DUF86 domain-containing protein, yielding MYFVDRNKISLNLQHLDTLLAIFEEQENWLENDMTKLALERIGHNVMESMMDVGNLMIDGFIMRDPGSYEDIIDILVDEKVISPDMDASLKAVVGLRKMLVREFIQVDDEEVIKVLSGSLGALKQFSGKVQDYLTNELGPVSAFLPEDK
- a CDS encoding YutD family protein, with protein sequence MIVAEGYIYEVIENVREGFNEEVFLERFSDILTKYDYIVGDWGYGQLRLKGFFDDRNHKSTFDTKISTFEDYLFEYCNFGCAYFIVQKIGRAPQQEVAVDTEELIEEL
- the nrdI gene encoding class Ib ribonucleoside-diphosphate reductase assembly flavoprotein NrdI, producing MIVFASRTGNVRFIINQLQLPNIEMTKGLKLSEPYLLFTYTDGLGTVPQIVEEFLQENATFCKGVIASGNSNFGHNVFCGSADKINATYQIPIVRKLELRGFAHDYEAIREYYQTVIEGGEKI
- a CDS encoding glutaredoxin family protein, whose protein sequence is MILYTKTVCPKCMFVKSELNEAGLEGRYETVNIDLDAAAKEKIVNAGFLTVPILEIDGQLIHDFSQINEEISKLVG
- the nrdF gene encoding class 1b ribonucleoside-diphosphate reductase subunit beta codes for the protein MLNLKPYEAVNWNKPTSDLAKVFWDQQWKQMWQPEEIAVSKDIKQWKDFEHQDTYKKVFGGLTLLDTVQTNIGMNEIAKYNNDLQEKAVLTVFGSFEAIHAKSYSYIFTTLCNNDEIDAVFEWVKKNEFLQYKAKRISDVYLAIKENDDESLWKAMFASVMLESFLFYSGFFYPLYLGGQGTLRNSAEVISLILRDESIHGVAIGFFAQNIFRKFSPEKQDELKVWGYELLLDLYQNEMKYTEDIYAETGLSPEVKAYVRFNANKALMNLGLDTMFPEEEVNPIVMNGIRNEGSTYDFFSQKGSTYALAKVQPITDETFNFDFLEK
- the nrdE gene encoding class 1b ribonucleoside-diphosphate reductase subunit alpha gives rise to the protein MKEYLKLNNDLLNSYSSTGILDLDKDKEATRKYFLENVNVKMRYYIDLEEKLKYLIDEGYYERDFLEMYPMEFIKRLFKIAYSYKFRFPSFMSASKFYESYAMKSRDGQEILEKYEDRITIISLYLAQGDQSLAERAVRSIMEAYQPATPTALNSGKKARGELVSCFKLTVDDTMNSIAENIGYCLELSRLGGGVGTLLTDLRPLGDPIKGILNRASGVMPVAKLLENSFSYSNQLGQRNGSGVVYLNIFHGDIEEFISSKKPNADEKIRLATLSTGVIIPSIFFELMKRDKDIILFSPYDIYREYGKRMSEISMTEMYYELLDNPNIRKLKRINARKLYTEIKKTQFESGYPFEVFDDNVNENHALKGLGRVKMSNLCTEILQVQTTSDITDMDQPNVYGLDVSCNLGSIDIYRATKSENFEELITTSMQLLTNVSLMTNIKNVPSVAKANKLMHSVGLGVMNLHGHLVQSNILYGSPESIEFVDYFMEALNYYSLQASMQIAKEKGETFYRYEESEYANGNYFDSYIAKEEREPSKAVKEALGNVPLITAAMWQELKEQVAEHGVFNAYRLAVAPTGSISYIRSSTASLAPCTERVEIRDYADSRTIYPMPFLNNDNRHLYVEAYEVDPYKLIDLYVAAQKHVDQGISMTLYVTDRWTTEQLAKVYIYAWMKGIKTVYYVRQRLQTLEECVSCSI
- a CDS encoding HD-GYP domain-containing protein; this translates as MRLISLNVVKEGMVIGKTIWNEAGHPLLHQGVVINHRIIERLQQLNIRYIYIDDLISDGIQIEETVDPIVRHRVVKEITKTFETVRNLKGAQASYIIEQQSKAINGIVEGLLDTIVDSHEFLTILSDAYLYDQYLYHHSFQVTLYSIAIAKELGYSYEELRLIGVGAILHDIGKLLVPAEILKKPGALTEDEYNEMKLHARYGFDLLRNLHSISLLVAHCAFQHHERLDGSGYPRGLVEFEIHPFAKIIAVADVFDAVTSNRVYREKVLPSEGIAVLEKDAGTLYDAKVVEALKKCVVHYPNGTVLTLSDGRRGIVSRQNELHPSLPYIRIFEENGEMLVATYEINLANTFNITIEKIETEFIPSE